A window of Borrelia hispanica CRI contains these coding sequences:
- a CDS encoding chromosome replication/partitioning protein, translated as MKLDILDTIKSRVGSVTQVEDSSDKERAILRYRQLKEEIRARTLEEAVNKVELSKALYEIKKNKLYKFDGYDNFYEFCLDYKFSRTMIYRYVKIGAYLERESISEQDIMQSSLNKIINDIRVKRDSSYCKPVVVKFNLKDKEKQLVLIKNKQKLEKFLLKCLLDNWESFIV; from the coding sequence TATTAAAAGTAGGGTAGGAAGTGTAACTCAGGTTGAGGATAGTTCTGATAAAGAAAGAGCTATTTTGCGATATAGGCAACTTAAAGAGGAAATTAGAGCTCGGACCTTAGAGGAAGCTGTTAATAAAGTGGAATTGTCTAAAGCTTTATATGAAATAAAGAAAAATAAGTTATACAAATTTGATGGGTATGATAATTTTTATGAGTTTTGTTTGGATTATAAATTTAGTAGAACTATGATATATAGGTATGTCAAGATAGGGGCTTATTTGGAAAGAGAGAGTATAAGTGAGCAAGATATTATGCAAAGTTCTTTAAATAAAATTATTAATGACATAAGAGTTAAGAGAGATTCTTCATATTGTAAACCTGTTGTTGTTAAATTTAATTTAAAAGATAAAGAGAAACAATTAGTTCTTATAAAAAATAAACAAAAGCTTGAAAAATTTTTACTTAAATGTTTGT